The sequence below is a genomic window from Silene latifolia isolate original U9 population chromosome 7, ASM4854445v1, whole genome shotgun sequence.
TGAAGATTTAATTTAACACTTGTCAAAGTTAACCTATCATAGAGGTCCTTATTTCTCATAAAAAGTTTTATTTTATGTACACGGCGAGTAACATCGCTCAAGATAATGTTTATTGTTTTAAACTACATGTGTTGAAAATTTAAACGTAATAATAGTTGAAAGGAGTAAGTTTAACTCATTGATAATTATATCAAACCATGGTCAATACGGGTCTGAATTATCAGTTCTATTTTTATGTTTCATCTTGAGTCTAACTACTTTTTCATTTGACACATACAATAATAAATATTTAAACATTAAAATTAACTATGTAAATGTTATAAAATTATGAAGTCGGAAATAAATGTAATAATACACAAAATGGGATACGATAATGCGAGATAAGATCCAAACTCGTCAATTAAACCCCTTATTGGGAAAACTTTGATACATTATTTCCTCAACATATATCAAAGCTATAATCGTGTTAGcatccccttaaactaaaagaataagaaaactgcaaattttcccgcctaaatgcttTTAACTAGAAATTGGGCCTAACTTTATCTAAATATGTATTGGACCTAATATATGGTCTTTATGTGTCAAAGTATCTTATCAAACACCGCAACTTTTATAGTTGGgccaaatttattttattcattattatctcattagtcaaatatatgtattttaaatgtcgtaaattttctatttaaaacatatgcagattttactcatattattaaaatcagtgtgtgcttttcacttttttattctttaaattttttaCTCCGTTTAAATTGTTACTCCGTATATGTAACAATAATTACAAAAATATTTATATGCCTCAAATGCGTAAAAATAAGCATAAGTTTTTGTAATTTATCTAATAATCTTCTGTTTTTAATCATTAACTTATtccgagtaaaaatgtaaaattcgttctattttaattcttagtatttttacacattaacaattgtagataattacaaataaaattcaaagttcatttatatattattattattagctctaATTGTTAAGTTCTCTATACATGACAttctaaaataccgtgcattcgCACGGGCTCTATACTAGTATAAGTTAAAACTCCAAGTTCAATTAGAGTGCAGCAAGAATCATACTTGGATCTTGTAATACCATCACTTTATAGTGAAAATCATTCAATCACATAATGACATAGCTAGGAATAATTGCTTAATTTGTCACAACATCATTAAAATATTCCAACAAAACAAATAATATGAATAACGCGTGTTAGATTGAGTTTCAGTATCACCATTATATCGAACTTTAGTATTATTGTTAAATCAAAGTAAATTCACTTCGTTTTATCAACGATAAAATAAATAGAGTAATAAAGTCCTATTTTTTATAACTTTATTTCAGTTCAACTCAACTTTATtctgttcagttcagttcaattcagtttaaTTCATCTCTTCATAAATTGACCCTTACTTATCACTTTTAATTTATTCAGCTCAATTCAGCCTTATTCAGTTCGGTTCATATAAACAAGTTTTCAAATAAACTATTATTATAACATACAACGGCCTTACAACTCACCAACTATAATCTGAGTAAAGTAAACTTTACACCAACCCTAAGGTTTCATGTTATAGTAAAAGAGAAGACTTTATGTGAAGCTGCCCATGACATAGGGTATTCTCCTTCATTTGGCCAACTTTTATTTAACTAGGATCACCAAAGATATTTCTATATTGTAAATAGAACAAACTCGGTTAGACTGTTACCTAAAAGTATGTACATTGTGTGTCCACAAGCAAAAATTGAGCTAGACATATTGCAAGCATATTATACATTTCATGTATGGATTTATTAACAAATATAGTAGGATTTTGGCATCTATATTCTATTATTGTGATACATTTCTAACAATTTTTAATGGATTAATAAGTAACAACATTACTCGTGGTCGTGGACGGATTTGTTGCAATCAGTGTCCTCGAAAAATAACAATTTGTATCGGAATTTTAGTTTACTGATTAAGATATATGGATGTAAATATATAAGGAGTCTTAGGTTAGAATCGcctcattttagaccaaaagagGAATAACACAAGATCTACTACTCTACTAGCACAAACTATGAACAATCTCATCATGTAAGTGCAGTCATAATAGTTGTTGAAAACAGAGGTTGTTTTGAAATACAGTAATTCATATGAAATTTTCGACAATTATTAAATTCTAGAGTCCAAGAAATCAATCAGTCTTTTTGCTTCTTAGATGGGATTAACCTTCTCAATTAGTTTCTCTTAAGACAGATATATTCGTTTTAAATTAAAATAGCTCAGCATTCCACATGTATGTATAGACATGACAAGCTTTTCCCTAATACTTAAGGCATTTTACTTTCGTCCTATATACTACTCCGTATCTGACTAATTTTAGGTTTAAAATGGATATtttgtcttaaacaagaatttgcttAACaatcagttagtcttgctgaagacgggtcggagcaagtgacggataatgtcactcacaaaatgaataggggggacaaggtggggcacccccatgtgcttccctctctcctctatttgggtcatttgtgagagaaaatggtatccgtcactctaaagtgacggatatgtgccgtcttcaatgagattttgtgatgctTGAAGGTGTTATGTTCAACTCTCGTACTCTTAACATCGAGATTGCCCACATGGGATTCTGTGATTGCCGGTTCTTCTACATCTTTGACCCAAAATCTTATGTGGGCTGGGCTTTCGTTGTCCCAATTACATGGGCCTGGATTTATTCCCACTTGCTCATCCTTAAAAAAAGTTCTGGAAtgtaatatactccctccaatttcctattattttccctctttcttttttttcatacaagtttgattatcttccttctttctttttttggtaagtttcattcattttttattaatttctctctcctaaaaatcaacaactctcattactttatttattctttattcatcattctttattattttctctcacctataaatttcacaacttacaatactttattctactttattccttctttcttcccctttcttaatttttgtgcccaaaagaaaggggaagatataaggaaataggagggagtagtatcTTGTTATCGAGTGCGTAAATTTTTCGTATCATCCTTTCATATGTCGAtgtaaattttttttaattaaaggaAATTATAAAAGATTTAGATTGTCCACACTCCACAAAAAAAGTGTGTGTTGAAACTAAATACTCCCTTCTATGGAAATGTAGAAGTAGTTGTTTGGATTTTAGTTCCAAAATTCTGAATCTATATTGCACATTTGCACCACTTATATTAGTGAAGATCCTCTGTCCTATATGGTGTCCCATCTCCTGTTCCATGATACTCTTTGCTTGACACATCAACATAGGAAATAATAAATATACCATATATGTGGTTTTTATGTCCATGTGTCAAAAGGAGAAAGTATGGGACAGGAGATGTGACACAAAAATGGGACAAAGGATCCTCATTGCACTTAAATACCTCAAAAATAACTTCTAACAATTAGGGAATGCGCTAGGCTGGGCCAGGCTCACTATCAGCAACCCAGGCAAGACACGAGTGAAGGATCGAGTTAGGCCAGGTCAATGTTGGGTTGGTTCAATCAAGCTCGAGTCCAGCCCACTTAGCAGCGAGCCAGGGTGAGCCAGTcccttttacctttttttttccaGTGCTGGATCGGGCCAATGTATGAAATTTGAGCACTACCCCGGCCAGAAGGAGAGGACGGGTTGTGCTATGAGCTAGCCGAGTTGCTTAACTTCGGCCCACGAGACCGGGCTAGGCAAAATTGCCCCCCTACAATACATAGCTCTATTAACGATATTTATCGGTCACTCGAAATTAAAAAAACACTCAACTTTTGACACACTTATAAATTTAGCTCCTCCATCTACTATGTTCCCAATCCCCATCAATAACTAATTAAATCAAATTTCATTAACTTAGTTCTTATCATATTTTATTTAGAAATAAGCTTAAATATATACTCTCTGTCATCCAAAATAAATGTTACATTCACTTTTGGAAATCAACAAAGTTTGACTGTGAATACCGTCAAATGTGTAACTTTGAAAGACGAAATTTATATATATAAATTTGATATGATACTTGATCGTCTTAAATTTAAAACAAATAATGTCATTTCAAATGATGatttttcaacatttttatatacaATTATAAATATACAAAGTACTAACCAACATTTCAAAAAAGTAGGTTGTGCCATCTTGTATAGCAGTCGATATATTCATATCCCTTTTTCATAAAGAAGTACGCACACACGTGTATGAGTTCAACCTAATTAAAAAGTTGATTAGAGCATCGCAGACCACAAAGGTGAGACTTCCtatattttctctttccttttcttatttgtCCACCTTATTTCCACgaatttttctatttaaactcCGCATTTCATAAATACATCTATGCAACAATGGAGTTCCCCAAATTACACACAAAAATTTAGAAACCTTCCCAAAATTAACAAAAATTGCCTTAAACCTTTTTTTTTGGATGACCTCCACTAAAAACAGTAGAACCCCAAATATTGAGGAGTTTGGTGCAATAATGGGGAGCCCCATATGAGGAAAGAGAGTGTATATGGGGAACTCGATTTTCACATTTGCGATGctcttagagcatccgcaaaggtgagactctccatattttctcttttctttttttattcgtccacctcattttcactaacttttccatttatcctccccatttcataactacattaatgcaacaatggggttccccaattcacacacaaaaatttgggaagctccccaaaagtaacaaaaattGCCTTACTTTTTTGTTGGGGACCTTCCCTAAAAACAGTGGAACCCCAAAAAATGGGGAGGTTGGTGCAACAATGGGGTTGCTCATTTGAGGAAAGAGAAGGCAAAAGGGGAGTTTATTTCcctcctttgcggatgctcttagcaACCAAAATTGAATTTAGAGCGTCCGCAAAGCTGTAGAACTATCTTCCCAGTTCCCATATGCACTTTTTCTCCTCATATGGGGAACCGCACTTTTTCTCCTCATATGGGGAACCTCACTAATGCACCAACCTCCCCCTAATTTGAGGCTCCACCATTATTAGAGAAGGTTCCCaaaaaaagtaagggtaaattgTGTTTCTTTTGGGAGGTTGCCAAATTTTTATATGTAAAATTGTAAATGGGGAGCCCCATTCTTGTATAAATGTAGTTATAGATTGGGGAGGGTAAATGAAAAAATTAGTGGAAAATAaagtggacgaataagaaaaagTAAGATAAAATATGAGGAACCCAATTGTTGCCGATGCTCTTAAAAAGACAATTAGGCAGGCATACATAGTCGGTTGTCCTCATTTTAGAACGTTCTTCCCTCTTTTCCCTCCTCACGCAAATCCTCCTTGCTCACCAAGTAACCCTAAACacccaaccaaccaaccaacttGTTCTATATATCTTTGTACATCCTATCTTTGTACATTTCGACATTCGAGTATTATAGAGATACGACTCTATAGAACAGATTTACGATATCCCTATTATTTTCAAGATTTCAAGTTTCAAGATTTCAAGAATATAAGTACGGGTTCATAATAAAACCATTCATTTTTAAGATTTCAAAAATATTTCAAGAATATAAATACGAATCCACAATAAAACCGATCATTTTCAAGATTTCGAGATTAAAAGTACGAGTCCATAATAAAATCGAACATTTTCAACCAAGGTTGTTGTAACTCGTACTAATTCAGTATCATTTTCGACCATGCCTACTTCGCCTATGACTCCAATCTTTCCACCGGAAATCGAGGCGGAAATTCTCCTCCGATTACCCGCCAAATCCCTCCAACGCTTCAAATCCGTCTGTAAATCATGGCGATTTCTTATTTCTTCTGACGCTTTATTCTCCGCTTCATTTTACCGACGTTCtgatcaaaacccccaattactcTTCCTCAAACACCCTCCAAATTCTCTCAAAACCCCAATTCACTTCTCAATTGCATCAATTCAATCCAATTCAATCGTCGAAACGACAACATTACCCCTACCAAACAACGTCGTTTCACCTCTTCTTATACCCACGAAAGTTGAATTGATTAATTCAAATTCGGTAAATGGGATAGTTGGAATTGTTGTGTATTTAGGGTTTTATAATGGGCCAAGTGATGTACGATGTGAATCATATATATGGAATCCTTCAACATCTGAGAGTGTTAAATTGCCGAATTCGGAAGTTTCTGGGTTGTTTAATGGGCCTCCAATGGTGAAGTTTTATTCCGGGTTCGGTGTCGGGTCGGGGATTGAGAATGTGGGTTTGGATTATAAGGTGGTGAGGGTTGTGTATACGGGTTCGGGTAATGCGATGTGTGAGGTGTATTCTATAAGAGGGAATTGTTGGAAAAAATTGCCTTTTGGTTTAGCCAATTCGTCGAACACCTTGTGGGCAAGTGAAATGTGTACGTTTGTTGACGGTGTTGGGTATTGGGGTGTGTATAAGAGAGAGCGGAAAGATAATTTTTCTGTGTTGGGGTTTGATTTTAGTAAAGAGCGTTTCAAGAATATTAAGGTTCCTGAGGTTTGTGTTGATGGTGGGGAGAGAAAGTTTCATTCGTTGTGGGAGTATCGAGGCGATTTGGCGTTGTCTGTGTTGCATTTTGGTGGGTTTGAGACGGGTTCGAGTCGGATTTACATTTGGGTGTTTACTCAACGTGGGGGGTTGTGTGAGGATTTTGAACAATGTTGGAGTACTGTGTTTAATATTGATTTGGAATGTGGGCCGAGGCGGCCGGTTGTGTCGTTGGATAGCAGGGAGGTGGTTTTGCttggggaggatgatgatgagcaTGTTTTGTATGATTCTGTTAATGGGCATGTGAAGATGGTTAGTGTTTGTGATGTCGATCATGTCGTGGTTTATGTCGAGAGTTTGGTGTCACTTAGGAGCTTGTTGCCTAAAGAAGATAGGAGTTCGACTGACTTGATTGATAGCTTGAACGACGAGGAGGGTATAATGTGCAGGTATTGATCTTTTTCGTCTAGTGGACTATAGTTTATACATTGTTGTTGGGTGATATGAATTGTGTTGAATTGTCGTTAATGTTGTTAATTCTCGTTACTGTTGTTTCCTTACAAAAACATTGGTGTTATGGATTGTATATAGTAGTTCAACTGACTTGATTGATAGCTTGAAATACGAGGAGGGTATAATGTGCAGGTATTGATCTTTTTCGTCTAGTGGATTAATGTTGTTAAATCTCGTTACTGTTTTCTTACAAAAAACATTGGTGTTATGGATTTTATATCATAGGGTATCCTGTTATGATCTGAAGTTCGTTCTTATTGGGTGGAATTGTCGTTAATGATGTGAATTGTCGACTACATGCTATAGCTATACTGCTTTTGGCTCATGTTCAGTAGGTTTACTTGTGCTTTACATGCAGGGTTGTGTAGTCCTGATGCTCGTGTTCTTTAAGATGTTTAGCGAACTGAAACTAAGAAGTTATTAGGATTCGTTAGGCACTTATGATAGCCATAACAGCCATAACAAGACATGATGTTTGGTGATCAATTATTGGACGAATGATGTTTAGTAGTTATTTGGCGCGCCACTGTGGAGAACAAACAGGCTGTAATGCTGTATTTTGAACTGATTCATCTGTGGTTATTTACTTATATGCATCTTACCAACAAGACCCGACTGAAACAGTGTTAGTCTAAGGAAATCTCGATATTAATGAAGTTTTGGGTCAGTGTAGATCTGGGGCTATAAGGTGTTTTAGAGTTAATGTTGACAATCTCAATTCATTATGAGACAACCGCAAGGGAGCCCTAAAGGTCGGCTTTGAAAGGCTATAATCCGTGTCCAGGACAACTTCACATGACACAGTGTAAAAATTGAATAAAAATTAGCCGGTAACATTGTAGGGGTATTTATTGGAATGGTGTTATTCTTCAAATAATAAAGTAAATAAACATGAAAGGGGTGCATGAGTGCATTTCTCGTATCCCTATAAATCTATAATAGAGGTAAGGTGGGTCGAGACACCGTCAGGCACTCATGTTGCATTATAGGGGTCTTACAGTGTCTATGAGAACTGTAAAAAAAATACCTCTCATTCTGACACTGCTGCTCAAGGTGGTACCGTGAAGCCATTTTTAAGGCTCTAATACAAATTCTCGTCAATCATCCTTTTGAGTCACAGTGGTTCAGCCATGTAATGCTGAAGGAGTCACAGTGTGACAATGAGTTGGTGCTAGCAATCCTATTTCATTCTTACAATCTTTTTATGTGGTGCCAGTAAGTCAAATTTGAAGGCTATTATCACACCAGGGCCAACTTTCTAAGTCTCTGTGGCAAATTAATTGGAAAGTTAGAGGGTCCAAGGGCATGCGTTGAAGTTATAAACCGTATTTGAGTTCATATGATGTGATATTACCGCACAATATCAACTATTTGCAACATGTCCCGATTGTGCAGTTAATGGATGTGAATGAGTAATGTAGACACCTATTGTGATTTCTTGCCCCATAAAATGTCGTACGGTGGCCAGGTTCAGAGCTAAAATATGATGCTGTTCTAGCTTATTAGAAATCCAATCGATTTATCATACACTAACTGATGAAATAAATTCCCCTACATCTTTCACTCTAATTTTCTCATCGATTACGACTGTAATGATGACATGGTACACCAGTTCTCCGATGTACCTAAAAATTTCTTCTTGTCAATTGCAGAATAGAAAAGTTTACACGTATATTGTCTTGTTTGATGAACTGTTTCAATGAAAATACGGCCTGATATTAAATTTTCTTGATGTGGATGACAGTATGAGTTCGAGATTACCCAGTCCTCACGCAGGAGGGCGATCAGCAAGCTGGTAGAGTTCAAGGCTGACAATGAGAATGGTGCTTTGCTTATCTTTGTGCTTGATAACCATGACAAGGGTTTTAAACCGTGTAAGTAATGCGATCTTGTCTAATTTCATACTCCCTGATACGTACAGTTCACTGTCTGATAATCTCAGACTGATACCGTAGGCGAAAGGCGATTTTCTGGATAGTATTAAGATAGTACAGGTGTAGTCGATCCGTATCCTGCTAGATATGAATCATGATTCAGTGTCAACTGCTAGTTATCTCTTGTTCTTTGTTTAAAAAGCTTGCAGCTGTTCTTGGATTGTCTTTCTCGGTGTAAAGAGAGCGACAATGCAGCCAACTCGGTTTTGGCATTATCGGGTTTTAGACCATATTATATCATTTCTAATGATTCTTAAATTTTCCAAAAACAAATTAATGTTTCCCCTTCGACATTctttacacaaattcttgtttgtgacggcacatatccgtcactcttgagtgacggataccattttacctcacaaagtacccactttttctctctctgcaacactattcatgtggtcccctttctccactaacccattttgttaccattttaactcacaaaatatccgccacaaatggtaacccgtcacaagggagaccaattgcatTCTTTATATGGCATGGTGCGACTGTGGTGATATCGGGCTCTATCGGCCCAAAAACCAAGTATAACTTCATATTCGGAGCCCAGAGGAGATTTATTTACTAAACCTTGTCAGTAGGCCTTAAAAGTGTGTGACTATTAAaaaaacggaaaattcacgtggtaccctcaaactttgtcatttttcacgtggtacccaactttttaagtttgtgcacataatATCCTTaaaatttgattttcaagcacaacgtgtcctttttatcgtttttaaaattttcaattggtcATAAATTATAGACCggaaatcggaattgactaagtttttttttcaaattgatcatCTCTTCaagatctataaattgataaaacgaaaatggtcattccgaaatttaagatcgaagatatggttgatttgagattttcgttcaaaaaaaaccctataaaatgtcagccgacaatttttttttcacaaatcgtagattatgacgagataatcattttaggaaaaacaaattggccgattctgaattccggtctaggagttatgcgcaattgagttttttttttaaaacgacAAAAAGGGTATGTTGTGCATAAAAATCAAACATAGAGAGTATAATGTAAagaaacttaaaaagttgggtaccatgtGCAAAATGGAAAAGTTAGAGGGTACCACGAGAATTTTCCGAAAAACGGaaaaacttgtttttggattAGCAAATGTGGGCATATCAGGGTGGGGTCCTGTATCCggggaggatccaacctcctcgtcaccaaaaacaaaaaaatgtgGGCATATCCAAACTAGATTCCTTATTGTTAGGAAAATACAACATTATACCTAAATCAGTTAGTTGGTCTTGCTTAAGATCGCCTTAACTTCAAACATTTCACACCATTTTTCTGTGAGAGGAAAGGGACAAAAAGGAAACGGAGATGATCTTTTTCCTCCAAGTAGGGGAGACTCTCTGAGACGGGAGATCATTTTCGAGATGCCTTAAGCTATGGTAGTAAGTCTCGATAGAAACATGAATGTTATGTGTGTTTTTCAAGTAGTTAATAACATGGTGTCGGAGATCTGTATTTGTTCGACTCAACTTGTTCTTACATTATTATGGCtcggaaaaaaaaaatact
It includes:
- the LOC141593086 gene encoding F-box/kelch-repeat protein At3g06240-like isoform X1 gives rise to the protein MPTSPMTPIFPPEIEAEILLRLPAKSLQRFKSVCKSWRFLISSDALFSASFYRRSDQNPQLLFLKHPPNSLKTPIHFSIASIQSNSIVETTTLPLPNNVVSPLLIPTKVELINSNSVNGIVGIVVYLGFYNGPSDVRCESYIWNPSTSESVKLPNSEVSGLFNGPPMVKFYSGFGVGSGIENVGLDYKVVRVVYTGSGNAMCEVYSIRGNCWKKLPFGLANSSNTLWASEMCTFVDGVGYWGVYKRERKDNFSVLGFDFSKERFKNIKVPEVCVDGGERKFHSLWEYRGDLALSVLHFGGFETGSSRIYIWVFTQRGGLCEDFEQCWSTVFNIDLECGPRRPVVSLDSREVVLLGEDDDEHVLYDSVNGHVKMVSVCDVDHVVVYVESLVSLRSLLPKEDRSSTDLIDSLNDEEGIMCSSSTDLIDSLKYEEGIMCSMSSRLPSPHAGGRSASW
- the LOC141593086 gene encoding F-box/kelch-repeat protein At3g06240-like isoform X2 is translated as MPTSPMTPIFPPEIEAEILLRLPAKSLQRFKSVCKSWRFLISSDALFSASFYRRSDQNPQLLFLKHPPNSLKTPIHFSIASIQSNSIVETTTLPLPNNVVSPLLIPTKVELINSNSVNGIVGIVVYLGFYNGPSDVRCESYIWNPSTSESVKLPNSEVSGLFNGPPMVKFYSGFGVGSGIENVGLDYKVVRVVYTGSGNAMCEVYSIRGNCWKKLPFGLANSSNTLWASEMCTFVDGVGYWGVYKRERKDNFSVLGFDFSKERFKNIKVPEVCVDGGERKFHSLWEYRGDLALSVLHFGGFETGSSRIYIWVFTQRGGLCEDFEQCWSTVFNIDLECGPRRPVVSLDSREVVLLGEDDDEHVLYDSVNGHVKMVSVCDVDHVVVYVESLVSLRSLLPKEDRSSTDLIDSLNDEEGIMCSMSSRLPSPHAGGRSASW